One window from the genome of Cricetulus griseus strain 17A/GY chromosome 2, alternate assembly CriGri-PICRH-1.0, whole genome shotgun sequence encodes:
- the Krt4 gene encoding keratin, type II cytoskeletal 4, which translates to MIARQQSVRGASRGFSSGSAIASGVKRVAFSSASMSGGAGRCSSGGFGSRSLYNLGGHKSISMSVAGSCQGGGYGGAGGFGIGGFGAGFGAGGFGGSFGGGFGGSFNGRGGPGFPVCPAGGIQEVTINQSLLTPLQVEIDPEIQRVRTEEREQIKTLNNKFASFIDKVRFLEQQNKVLETKWNLLQQQTTTTSPRSLDPFFETYINALRKHLDSLINDKGRLQSELKLMQDSVEDFKTKYEDEINKRTAAENDFVVLKKDVDAAYMIKVDLEAKMDSLKDEINFLRVLYEAELSQMQTHVSDTSVVLSMDNNRNLDLDSIIAEVRAQYEEIAQRSKAEVESWYQTKVQQLQISADQHGDNLKSTKNEISELNRMIQRLRAEIENIKKQCQNLQTSVADAEQRGQTALQDAYSKRAELENALSKAKEDLARLLRDYQALMNVKLALDVEIATYRKLLEGEECRMSGECQSAVSISVVGGSASIGGSAGIGGSAGIGLGLGGGFGSGSGSGSGFGFGGGVYGSSGTKITSTTTVTKRSQR; encoded by the exons ATGATTGCCAGACAGCAAAGTGTCCGCGGAGCCTCCCGGGGCTTTAGCAGTGGCTCAGCCATTGCCAGTGGAGTCAAGCGGGTGGCTTTCAGCTCAGCCTCCATGTCTGGGGGTGCAGGCCGATGCTCCTCTGGGGGCTTCGGCAGCAGGAGTCTCTACAACCTCGGGGGTCACAAGAGTATCTCCATGAGTGTGGCTGGGTCCTGCCAAGGCGGTGGTTATGGTGGTGCTGGAGGTTTCGGTATCGGAGGCTTCGGTGCCGGGTTTGGTgctggtggctttggaggcagctTTGGAGGTGGTTTCGGAGGTTCCTTCAATGGTCGAGGTGGTCCAGGCTTCCCCGTCTGTCCTGCTGGAGGTATTCAGGAAGTTACCATCAACCAGAGCCTGCTGACGCCTCTTCAGGTGGAGATTGACCCAGAGATCCAGAGAGTCCGCACGGAAGAGCGTGAGCAGATCAAGACCCTCAACAACAAATTTGCTTCCTTCATTGACAAG GTGCGATTTTTAGAGCAACAGAACAAGGTCCTGGAGACCAAATGGAACCTGCTCCAGCAGCAGACCACCACCACATCCCCCAGAAGCCTGGATCCTTTCTTTGAGACTTACATCAATGCCCTGAGGAAGCATCTGGACTCTTTGATCAATGACAAAGGACGCCTACAGTCAGAGCTGAAGCTCATGCAGGACAGTGTGGAGGACTTCAAGACCAA GTATGAAGATGAGATCAACAAGCGCACAGCTGCAGAGAACGACTTTGTGGTCCTCAAGAAA GACGTGGATGCTGCCTACATGATCAAGGTGGATTTGGAGGCCAAGATGGACAGCCTTAAGGATGAGATCAACTTCTTGAGGGTCCTCTATGAAGCG GAGCTGTCCCAGATGCAGACACACGTCTCAGACACATCTGTGGTGCTTTCCATGGATAACAACCGGAACCTGGACCTGGACAGCATCATCGCTGAGGTCCGAGCTCAGTATGAGGAGATTGCCCAGAGGAGTAAGGCTGAGGTTGAGTCATGGTACCAGACCAAG GTCCAGCAGCTCCAGATCTCAGCTGACCAACATGGAGATAACCTGAAGAGCACCAAGAATGAGATCTCAGAACTCAATAGGATGATCCAGAGGCTGCGGGCAGAGATTGAGAACATCAAGAAGCAG TGCCAGAATCTGCAGACATCTGTGGCTGATGCAGAGCAGCGTGGGCAGACAGCTCTCCAAGATGCTTACAGCAAACGTGCAGAGCTGGAGAACGCCCTGAGCAAGGCCAAGGAGGACCTGGCCCGGCTGCTGCGTGACTACCAAGCTCTCATGAATGTTAAGCTGGCCCTGGATGTGGAGATTGCCACCTACCGCAAGCTGCTGGAGGGCGAGGAGTGCAG GATGTCTGGAGAATGCCAGAGTGCTGTGAGCATCT CGGTAGTTGGTGGCAGTGCCAGTATTGGCGGTAGTGCTGGCATCGGCGGCAGTGCTGGCATCGGCCTTGGCCTGGGTGGTGGTTTTGGCTCTGGTTCCGGTTCTGGAAGTGGCTTTGGGTTTGGTGGTGGTGTCTATGGCAGTTCCGGTACCAAGATCACCTCTACCACCACTGTGACCAAGAGGTCCCAGCGATAG
- the Krt79 gene encoding keratin, type II cytoskeletal 79, translated as MRSSVSRQTYSTKGGFSSNSASGGGGSRIRTSYSSVTMSRSSGSGGGVRSCPGSGGFGSRSLYNLGGKNISVSVAGGTSSGRALGGFGTGAYLGLGAGRQTFGPVCPPGGIQEVTVNQSLLTPLNVEIDPEIQRVRTQEREQIKTLNNKFASFIDKVRFLEQQNKVLETKWALLQEQSQNTGVTRNLEPLFETYLSNLRRQLDAKQSEHGRLDMELRSVQDNLEDFKNKYEDEINKRTALENEFVLLKKDVDAAYMGRMDLHGKVDTLTQEIDFLQHLFEMELSQVQTHVSDTNVVLSMDNNRSLDLDSIIAEVKAQYELIAQKSRAEAESWYQTKYEELQVTAGKHGDSLRDTKNEIAELTRTIQRLQGEVDATKKQCQQLQTAIAEAEQRGEMALKDAKKKLGDLDTALHQAKEDLARLLRDYQSLMNVKLALDVEIATYRKLLESEESRMSGECPSAVSISVTGNSTSVCAGGAAGFGSGLSLGGAGGANKGSFSANVSYGTAKGGQVSGGTSILRKTTTVKTSSRRY; from the exons ATGCGGTCCTCTGTGTCCCGACAGACTTACTCCACAAAAGGAGGCTTCAGCTCTAACTCAGCCAGCGGAGGAGGCGGAAGTAGGATTCGAACCAGCTACAGCTCAGTGACCATGTCCAGGAGCAGCGGCAGTGGCGGTGGGGTCCGCTCTTGCCCTGGCTCTGGGGGCTTCGGCAGCCGGAGCCTCTATAATTTGGGAGGCAAGAACATCTCTGTCAGTGTGGCTGGTGGGACCTCCTCTGGCCGGGCACTAGGAGGCTTTGGCACTGGGGCCTATTTGGGCctaggggctggcaggcagacatTTGGGCCAGTCTGTCCTCCTGGGGGGATCCAGGAAGTCACTGTTAACCAGAGTCTGCTGACACCTCTCAATGTGGAGATAGACCCCGAGATCCAGCGGGTGCGCACCCAGGAGCGCGAGCAGATCAAGACCCTCAACAACAAGTTTGCCTCCTTTATTGACAAG GTGCGTTTCCTGGAGCAGCAGAACAAGGTGCTGGAGACCAAGTGGGCACTGCTACAGGAGCAGAGCCAGAATACAGGGGTCACCAGGAACCTGGAGCCTCTCTTTGAGACTTACCTGAGCAACCTGAGGAGGCAGCTGGATGCCAAGCAGAGCGAGCATGGGAGGCTGGATATGGAGCTGAGGAGCGTGCAAGACAATCTGGAGGACTTCAAGAACAA GTATGAAGATGAAATCAACAAGCGAACTGCCTTGGAGAATGAATTTGTGTTGCTTAAGAAG GACGTAGATGCTGCATACATGGGCAGAATGGATCTGCATGGAAAAGTGGACACCTTGACCCAGGAGATTGACTTCCTGCAACATCTTTTTGAGATG gaGCTGAGCCAAGTGCAGACCCACGTGTCTGACACCAACGTGGTCCTGTCCATGGACAACAACCGCAGCCTGGACTTGGACAGCATCATTGCTGAGGTCAAAGCCCAGTATGAACTGATCGCCCAGAAGAGCCGGGCTGAGGCTGAGTCGTGGTACCAGACCAAG TATGAAGAGCTGCAGGTGACAGCTGGGAAGCATGGGGACAGTCTTCGAGACACCAAAAACGAGATTGCAGAACTCACTCGCACCATCCAGAGACTGCAAGGAGAAGTGGATGCAACCAAGAAGCAG TGCCAGCAGCTGCAGACCGCCATCGCAGAAGCGGAGCAACGTGGGGAAATGGCGCTCAAGGACGCTAAGAAGAAGCTTGGAGATCTAGACACAGCCCTGCACCAGGCCAAGGAGGACCTGGCCCGGCTGCTTCGTGACTACCAGTCTCTCATGAATGTCAAGCTGGCCCTGGATGTGGAGATCGCCACCTACCGCAAGCTGCTGGAGAGCGAGGAGAGCAG GATGTCCGGAGAGTGTCCCAGTGCTGTTAGTATCT CGGTGACCGGCAACTCTACGTCGGTGTGTGCAGGCGGCGCGGCTGGCTTCGGGAGCGGCCTCTCTCTGGGCGGGGCTGGCGGGGCCAACAAGGGCAGCTTCAGTGCCAATGTGAGCTACGGCACTGCAAAGGGTGGGCAGGTCTCTGGGGGAACCTCCATCCTGCGGAAGACCACCACGGTCAAGACTTCTAGCCGGAGATACTAG